CTATGCTCGAccgttttattttaaaacTACGAAGgctttttttccttatattgattattttttctAACTAGTGAAGATTACCCCCCTTCTTAGGTCGAGCTGCTTACAGTGTAAATGCATGCAGCCCAGAGTgaaaaatgagaaagagattttATCTAATATAGTACGGGTAGTTCGGGAAGCTATATAATTCCATGATTTCTATGATAAGTTTGTATGTAGATATAGGCATTTTCAACGAaccagtttttttttttttacacACTTAAACTACCTTAGAAGAAAGCGGCGAATACTCTCCTTCATGCatcatttttttaatcGAATGatttttccaaatattCCGCTAGAGGAAAAAATGATGCCAAGATAAATTAACTCCATTCCCATGCGTGGGTAGGAAAATCATTGATCGCATCTAAAACTTAAATTTTGACAcatattttttaattttttttaaacacactccaaaaataaaaaaaaaaaattaaaaaaaaaaaaaaaaagaagaagagaactAACTGAATGTTTTAATTTAGTTGACACAACCTAAGCGAGAATTGTGTCAGAAAAAGACTTGAAGGTATGGGATGTGTATGGTCAGTGTtagaataataaaaaagagagacTATTGATTGAGTTGGCCTGCAAAGATTGTTAAAAATGACGAAATTATATAAATACATTGTAGAAAGATTTAAAGAAGTCCAGTAGAATAAGCCAAGTTTTTAAGTAAGTGATGACAATCCGTAGTAGTTTCTTAGCTTTTTAAGTAGCAGACAAAATCAGTTCGTGGAataggaaaagaaagagaggaTCACaggttttttcttttggaatttaGTTCAGAAAGTGATCGCTgagataataataataatatcgagtaaaagaaaaaaaaagtggtAGTTAAAAGTACAATTAGTTTGATAGTTAGGAGGAAGGGAATAAAACAACACCAGAAGGAATGAAActtcatatatatttgtcTTTCCATCGGTAGAATTAGATCTTTTTTGAACAATCAGTAGCATGGATATGATGGCGTGGCATAGGGCGTAAGAAATAACAACATTAAATTAAAACAGCTCATAAAACGTCGTAAAACAGCATTGTTTGGTGAGAATATTATGGTAAAAAAAGTCAGTGCAGAGAGACGTAGACGTAAATCTAACGTTTCCAATAAACCTCACTGCAAGAGCAATCAATCTTCTCAGATGACTAAGGTTTAGAATTATCTCTAGGATTATTTAGAGATCTGTTCTGAAGTTGAGATTGAGGTTGTGGTTGAGGTTGAGTTTGTGGCAGAGATTGGTTTTGAGCGTGAAGTTGGGGTTGGTTGCTTGCTGGGTTATAAGTTGGATTGGaattttgattatttttttcgTATTCATGCGAGAGAGAACCACTGGTACCTGCGTAAGGCGTAGTCGTGCCAACAAGGGACATTTTTTGCACCTTCGAGAATCTTGGATTAGAGAAAATCGAATTTTTTTGCGACTCGAGCGAGTCCATACTGTTAAATCTGTTTGTAGCAGAATTACTAGTCGTACTGACGCTCGATTTGGCACTTGAAAGGCCGTTGCTCATCAACATGTTCCAGTTGGCCTCTGTGGTCATGAGTTCCAGCTTAAATAGTTTCAGTTTTTCCAAATGTTCTTGTATGTTAGATCCGTCTGCGCATAGCGCATCGCACATTTGCAGCATAGCCCGTATTAGAATGCCCATATTTTGTTCATATTGAAACACAGCGTGCGGTGGGTGTATATTCGTGCTAGGTCCCAGACCAGCGTTATAGGACACCGAAGGGTATGGGCTAACGGAGGAGTATGGCGCATCGATTACTCTTGGTATCGGGCTGCTGCTTGGTATAGGTAGTGGAATGCTTCCTCCTGGCCCGCCTGGTGCTCCATTTGTTGGAGTTGGTCCCAAAGATGAAAGTGAATGGCTCATGTGAGTTGCGGGCAGCACTGATGGTGGCAGTTGTGTGGGAATAGGAAGTtggtggtgatggtgatggtggtggtggtgtgGCAGCTGTGACAGTGGGGAACCACTAGTTACAGAGGGCACTGGTGATATGCTGCTTTGTGGAATCATGGGTTGAGTCATAGTAGCAGATGATTTCCGCGAGATGTCTGCCGGAATTGATGAAGTGTTAACTGAGGGCACtgatgttgctgctgtGGTGACTGCTGCCGTGGAAGCTGTTGCGGGATCCTGAGACGGCCCAAGATAGCTTACGCAAACCGGGGAAAGCACATTTCTCCTCTTACCATCCTTACCGATATTGTTAGACTTCCGATGGATTCGCTTCAACTGGACCTCCGTGGcagatttgaaaaagtcTTGGGAATGGTGCGTAAACTTCCACTCAACTTCGCTTTTCGGTacattgttatttttgttgttattactTTCGCTGCCGTTACCACTTGGAGAGTATGACGATGGAGATGGATGAAGCAGCTTGTGGAAACCATACATATGTAATTGCCGGACAAAACTTGAGACGTTGCCGTGTTTAAAGAACCGTTTTAAAACTTTGCTTGAAAAATTAGGGGCGTTAGGTTTTATGATAAACATGTACTCATCTTCCTCGTCCCATCTGATCCATTCTGACAACTCTTCTTGCGCCAGAATGTGGTGCAACTGATGAATAAACGTCTTATTGTGCATACTGACAGTATAGagtcaaaaaaaagaaagaagaagaagaatttttaAAATAGAATAACAATCGCTTTAAGGTAGCAGTGGCAGAGTGGTAGTAAGTtgagagggaaaaaaaaagattcaaGGTCCCTGCTTTAGTAAGAAATGTTTGTGTGAAAAGCTGGTGGCAATCAATAGTTTGAACACTACTCTTCCTCTTATTATGTCCAGCACAAATGTGAGTGTGTGTGAAATGAATTCTCGAAATCAGgtagaaaaggaaagaaaaaggaaagtGAAAGTAATGATTCACTTAGTCCGGGTTAGGTACGTAACAGGTAAAACCGAACGAGAGTAACGCTGTGTAATGATGATGTATTTTATCCCGTGCACTTCCGATAGGGAATGGAATGAGTAAGTGGGGCAGGAATACGGATGTGTTCTATATCAACCGCCTGATCTATGCCTCTTGTGTGTATTAATATAATTgaattcctttttttttttttcgtaATTCTTTTTGCCTGATGTAAAATAATACCTGTTCTTCTGGAATACCGGTATTTCGGTTCGGTTATTGCTGATTCAGGCTTCAGGGGTGGGTGACCTGCCAACAGGAAAATAGAACGTAATGTGAATtggaattagaattagaattagaattgGCCTGGGACTGTGGGGTTCAGTCTCTAGCCTTGGTTCAGCCTACAAGGTATGAAACAGAAGTGAGAAGggaaaacgaaaaaaaaaaaaaattataataataataataacttTAAAATTATAATTATAACACGACTCTCTCTCTCGCTAATGCGACGACAGGTCCGATCCActctgaaaaaaaaacgatGATCTCTCGGTATTCTCCCACACGTAAGACCGAAACTCCAGAACTTCTGTGTTGTgcg
The Kluyveromyces marxianus DMKU3-1042 DNA, complete genome, chromosome 1 DNA segment above includes these coding regions:
- the MGA1 gene encoding Mga1p, whose protein sequence is MHNKTFIHQLHHILAQEELSEWIRWDEEDEYMFIIKPNAPNFSSKVLKRFFKHGNVSSFVRQLHMYGFHKLLHPSPSSYSPSGNGSESNNNKNNNVPKSEVEWKFTHHSQDFFKSATEVQLKRIHRKSNNIGKDGKRRNVLSPVCVSYLGPSQDPATASTAAVTTAATSVPSVNTSSIPADISRKSSATMTQPMIPQSSISPVPSVTSGSPLSQLPHHHHHHHHHQLPIPTQLPPSVLPATHMSHSLSSLGPTPTNGAPGGPGGSIPLPIPSSSPIPRVIDAPYSSVSPYPSVSYNAGLGPSTNIHPPHAVFQYEQNMGILIRAMLQMCDALCADGSNIQEHLEKLKLFKLELMTTEANWNMLMSNGLSSAKSSVSTTSNSATNRFNSMDSLESQKNSIFSNPRFSKVQKMSLVGTTTPYAGTSGSLSHEYEKNNQNSNPTYNPASNQPQLHAQNQSLPQTQPQPQPQSQLQNRSLNNPRDNSKP